In the bacterium genome, CATCCCACTGATAGTTACGTTCAACAAGTTTCTTCGCATTTTTCACAATCGCCTCGCGCAACAATGCATTGCCCGATAAAAGACGGATCTTCGCGGCAAGATCTTTGGGATCATTAAGTTTTGTAAAAAGTCCGGTGCAATCCTTCAAACCAACAATGCCCGGATCTTTAAGAAAATCGGGGATGCCGCCCACGTTCGTTCCGACAACCGGAAGCCCCACGCTCATCGCTTCCAAGAATGAGCTTCCCAAACCCTCGGAGCGCGACGGCCGCGCGAAGATGTCCGCATCGCGCAACAATTGAGGAACCTGCTCCGGCGGTACCTGTCCCAAAAACTCAACACGATTAGCGACGGAAAGTTTCCCGGCAAGCGCTCGCAATTTCGCCTCCTCTGGCCCACCGCCGACAATACGCAATCTGAAACCGCCGCCGTTTTTTTGAAGTTCCGCAACAGCCCGAATAAGAATATCCACCCCATTTTTCAGCACCAACCTCGACGTCGTGACGATAACAACCTCGTTTTGCTTTCCCGCTTTCTTGCTTCTTTGCTTTCTTGCTTCTTTGCTTTCTTGTATAGCGACCCCATTCGGAATGACTGCAACCGGCGCCTTTGCTCCATGCCTCCGCGCAAAATCCGCCAAGTAGTTACTGATGACCTGCACGCGGTCCGCGCGCCGGAACAACATCCGCCAAAGCGGGTAAAAAATCCCGACTCTTCGCAAAATATGCGCCTCCGAATCCCCCTCCTGCAGCGTCAAAAGCAGTGGAACCCACGGATGTCGTAACTTGAATATCAGCGCCGCAATGCCTCCATATGACGCCATAATGGCCCAAATGAGGCGAAACGGCCGCACCCGATGCGCCGCCTCCGCCGCGCGCCAT is a window encoding:
- a CDS encoding glycosyltransferase family 4 protein, which translates into the protein MKLLRLRLAMTTTFKRKIQVPITVIPTERDKPRVAIFLLAYEPFVGGAELAVKEITGRLKNDFQFDCFTHKFDKSWNEKEVLGGVAVHRLGKGGEAGDYYGHPWEKLRYVFRAWRAAEAAHRVRPFRLIWAIMASYGGIAALIFKLRHPWVPLLLTLQEGDSEAHILRRVGIFYPLWRMLFRRADRVQVISNYLADFARRHGAKAPVAVIPNGVAIQESKEARKQRSKKAGKQNEVVIVTTSRLVLKNGVDILIRAVAELQKNGGGFRLRIVGGGPEEAKLRALAGKLSVANRVEFLGQVPPEQVPQLLRDADIFARPSRSEGLGSSFLEAMSVGLPVVGTNVGGIPDFLKDPGIVGLKDCTGLFTKLNDPKDLAAKIRLLSGNALLREAIVKNAKKLVERNYQWDGIAERMREVFNVCLRQRSGNKL